From the genome of Longispora fulva:
AGGATGTTGACCAGTGACCTGCTCAGGGCCGGGCCGGGCGTCCGGCTCGCCGACATCGACCCGCGCGGCACGCCGGGGGTCACGTCGCGAAAGGACCCGAAACAGTGGTCCCGGGTCGAGGTCTCGCTGATCGGGGCCGAGCTCGCCAGCCACCAGGAGATGCTGTACGCGGACGCGAAGGCCGGCTCCGACCCCCGCCGGGTGCTCCTGGTCCTGCAGGCCATGGACTGCGGCGGCAAGGACGGCACGGTGAAGAACGTCGTCGGCCAGTTCGACCCGCTCGGGCTGCGGATCGTCAGCTTCGGCGCGCCGACGAAGGAGGAGTTGGCGCACCCGTTCCTGTGGCGGATCAAGAACGCGCTGCCGCCGGCCGGGTACGTCGGCGTGTTCAACCGCTCGCACTACGAGGACGTGCTGATCGTCCGGGTGCACGACCTGGTGCCCCGCCGGGTGTGGGCGCGGCGGTACGACACGATCAACCGGTTCGAGGCCGAGCTGGTCGGCGAGGGCTACACCCTGGTCAAGGTGATGCTGCACATCTCGAAGGAGGAGCAGCGCAAGCGGTTGGCCGACCGGTTGTCGGACCCGACGAAGCACTGGAAGTACAACCCGGGGGACATCGACGAACGGGGCTACTGGGACGACTACCAGGAGGCCTACCAGGCGGTGCTGGACCGGTGCTCGACCGAGGCCGCCCCGTGGTACGTGGTGCCGGCCGACCGGAAGTGGTACCGGAACTACGCGGTGGCCGCGCTGCTGAGAGAGGCGTTCGAGGGGCTCAACCTGAAGTACCCTAAAGCAGATTTTGATCTGAAAAATGAGGTCAAACGCCTGGAGGCCAGCATGTGAACGGCGGGTTAACCAGGGTTGAACCATTGACAAAGTAGGGTACGCGCCTGTAACCGCCGCCGAGGCAGTGCCTAGCATTCGCCTGGACCTGTCCATACACGCTCATGAGGTTGCCGTGCGATTCAAGCTTCGTCCCAGCGAGGACGCGTTCTACGAGTTCTTCAGTCGGGCCGCGCAGAACCTGGTCAAGGGCGCGGAGATCCTGAGCGAGCTGGGGCTGGCGGAGGTCGACATCCCGTCGGTCGCCGAGCGCCTGGTCGACGTCGAGCACGACAGCGACCAGATCACGCACGAGCTGTACAACAAGATCAACTCGACGTTCGTCACGCCGTTCGACCGGGAGGACATCTACCGGCTCGGCTCGCTGCTGGACGACTGCATGGACCACATCGAGGCCGTCGGCAGCCTGGTCTACCTCTATGGCCTGACCAGCCTGCCCACCCTGCCCCGGGAGATGCACGACCTCGTCGAGGTCATCAACGAGCAGGCCAGGGTCACCGCCGCAGCCATGCCGGGCCTGAAGGGCATGCGGGGCCTCAAGGACTACTGGGTCGAGATCAACCGGCTGGAGAACGCCGGCGACCGGGCGTACCGGATGCTGCTCGTCCGACTGTTCTCCGGCGAGTACGACGCCCTCACCGTGCTGAAGATGAAGGAGGTCGCCGACGAGCTCGAGGCCGCCTGTGACGCCTTCGAGCACGTCGCGAACACCATCGAGACCATCTCGGTCAAGGAGTCATGAGCGCCGCGCTCGTCGGCACGATCGCGGTCATCGTGCTGGCCATGGGGTTCAACTACACCAACGGCTTCCACGACGCCGCGAACGCCATCGCCACCTCGGTCTCCACCCGCGCGCTGACGCCGCGGATCGCGCTCGGCGTCGCCGCCGTGGGCAACCTCGTCGGATCCTTCCTCGGCGTCAAGGTCGCCGCGACGGTGGGCAAGGGCGTCATCGCGCACGCGACGCTGCCCGTCGTGGGCGCCGGCCTGGTCGGCGCGATCACCTGGAACCTCGTCACCTGGTACTTCGGCATCCCGTCCTCCTCCTCGCAGGCCCTGATCGGCGGCCTGGTCGGGGCCGCGCTCGCCGGCGGCGTGACCGTCCTGTGGGCCGGCATCTGGGAGAAGATCATCAAGCCGATGCTCGTCTCCCCGCTGGTCGGCTTCGCGCTCGGCTTCCTCGTGATGCTCGCCGTGTACTGGATCTTCCGGCGCGGCCACCC
Proteins encoded in this window:
- a CDS encoding polyphosphate kinase 2 family protein, whose protein sequence is MLTSDLLRAGPGVRLADIDPRGTPGVTSRKDPKQWSRVEVSLIGAELASHQEMLYADAKAGSDPRRVLLVLQAMDCGGKDGTVKNVVGQFDPLGLRIVSFGAPTKEELAHPFLWRIKNALPPAGYVGVFNRSHYEDVLIVRVHDLVPRRVWARRYDTINRFEAELVGEGYTLVKVMLHISKEEQRKRLADRLSDPTKHWKYNPGDIDERGYWDDYQEAYQAVLDRCSTEAAPWYVVPADRKWYRNYAVAALLREAFEGLNLKYPKADFDLKNEVKRLEASM
- a CDS encoding DUF47 domain-containing protein; this translates as MRFKLRPSEDAFYEFFSRAAQNLVKGAEILSELGLAEVDIPSVAERLVDVEHDSDQITHELYNKINSTFVTPFDREDIYRLGSLLDDCMDHIEAVGSLVYLYGLTSLPTLPREMHDLVEVINEQARVTAAAMPGLKGMRGLKDYWVEINRLENAGDRAYRMLLVRLFSGEYDALTVLKMKEVADELEAACDAFEHVANTIETISVKES